The DNA region TTCTCGAGTTTAGGGGGTTCTATAGCTTAAGAACCTTATTATTTTTTATAACACTGACAACAAGTACAAAGCGGATCAGAACTTCAGGTTATTGTTTTTATTACTATTTTCACCTGAATTAGATGCAATTATCGTGCACATATAAAGTTATACCATTAAATCATAGACTTAGACGCTTAGCTTATATGTAAGACAACTCTGGCTTGGCAATAAATTCGACACTTCACCCAGTCATCCCTACTAATTGCACCAACTTAAGGCGCGCATTTCATCGTCAATCAATGAAGCGCTGGCAGTAATCAGCAAAGCGCTGCCGTAGAGACGATTCACTATACCCATACTCTTCCAGCGTATATTCATGGGAAGGGCGGTCGCCACGCTGGTTATCTTCACGGTGCTGTTCCATCGCTGCCCTCGCCTCATCAGTAAACTCCATACCGATAAAGTCGTACATCTCTTGAATGACTTCAAAGGGGCGTGACACAGTATCTTTAAACCAGGCATCAAAAAACTGTGATTCATTGCCTTCACGCGCTTGCATGGTATGTGCAACACCCCGGGCAAACACATCACACACCTCATCGGCAACGGTTAATTTATTGGGGTTTTCGCTCCCCATTAACCACAGGTTGTAATAAAAACTGGCGGTAGACGGAATGGTGACAACCGGGTCCCGATGGGTAGCTATCACCTGTATTCCCGGAAACACTTTTAATAAGGTGGACATAAAATGCAAGTGGTGTGGCGCTTTCAATAACCAACGTTCAGCTGTTTCGCCACGGCGTTTCTTTTGCCACTGCAAAAACTGTAACTGTTTTTTTAGGTACTCATACGCTGGTGTGTTATCAGCCTGAGCGACATAGTCACCATAAGTCGGCACATGAAAAAAAGAATTGGGCACATAACTATAAAAGCTGTGCTCCAGCAATAAAATCTCTTCATCCGCACCTACCGGGTCCATCGGGTGAATCGATGCCAGCTCCGGATTAGCCGCGAGCATTTGTTCAACTTCAGCGGTCGCTTCGGCAATACGCTGATCCTGACCATTAGCATCCCAATCCATATAAGGCGCCGGATTGCGTACTTCATACCAGAGCGGCGCATAGAAACGGGAGTCGCTGGCCAGAATGCGGTGCAGCATAGTGGTACCAGTGCGGGTCAAACCGACAATCACCGTAATGGGCAACAACTCTTCATCCAGAATTTCCGGGTATTGTTTAATCCACTGTTCCATACGCAGACGATTACGCAAACTATTCATTGTGCGCTGATGCTGCATAAATCGGCCAAGCTGATTGAGGTTGGCTTCATCCTGTAACGATTTAATTAAAATTTCAAAAGGCTGGCGAAATGATTCATCACCAAAATCTGTCAACCCTTGTTCGGTGGCAATGGCTTCCTGCAACAAGCTATCTGTCTCAAGATTCACTTCAGGAATTGCATATTCATCAGTCACTAGTGGTAACTCCTATTTAAATCATCGGTGTAAATATTATTATTGCTTGTTGCTAGGCCACTATAAATCGGCAAATTTAACAACTTCAGCATCAACTGGCGGATGGTCATCAGCTTCTATCCAGCGAAACAACATACCACCCTGATCATGTCCTGTTGTATTCAACCAATTAGGGTATTTTTCTCCAGGATTACTATGGGCGACAACAATCGTCACTGAACCATCAGCATTATAACTTGCAGAATGCTTATTGACTGAAATAGTGTAATAACGATAATCCAGCGACTCCATCCAGTAGTTAGACAGTTGAAAATTCCAGGTTGAACAATTGGGAATCTTTTTGGCCGTTACCACCAAGGCTTCATCTGGCGCCAGTTTCCAAAAACTTTGAAAATAATGGATGCTGGCATCCCCACCAGCTTGCTGGCAACGCAGCTGATTATCAGAAGGGAGTTTATTGATATGCTCGCGGTAAATTTCCATCCAGTCGACAAATAAATTGGCGGTACCTTTGACAAAATTAACGCTGCGATTAAGTTGTTCTATAAAGGCCAATGGCTGTAAATAATTATTTTCCCGCGCAGAGATACACTCTATATGCAATTCCGCCGGCACTTCTTTGTTGCGATCATTAAACGTCTGACGCACCACCATATTACTGGTGTCTTCACGCATCGGCAGCCAATTGCCCTCTTGCTTGGTACTGCTAACAATAATTTCAAACGTACCATCTTCATTAATCTGCATATCCCCCACTTCCAATTGACCGCTGGGTTCCATGGTGCCGGTAGTGGCATAACTACCAGCCTTGGTGCCAAAACTGATATACGGCACCGTACCGCGAGTCCCGGTGATACGGTAATCCAAACGGCCGTCGAGATTGACGTTTTGATAGATATTATCGGGATTATCGTTGCCAATTTTTATAGTTTCATTGGCGAGCTGAAAAAAACGGGGGAAACGCGGATCACTGGATTCTATATTGCTTTCCAGGCCAGCTCGCAACAAGCGCGTTAAATATCGATAACCCTCTGCGCGATTAAACACATCGTTTGGTGTTTCACTGCGTAGAATAATATCGCCCGCTTCTTTTAAACTGTCGCAAAAATTTGCCCAGGCGCTACCATCAACAATACCCTGTTCAATAGCCGTTTTATCACTATTGTCACTCATAACACACACCCCTAACCAATAATGACTTTATTGTGCAGCCAAGGAATTTGCAGCACACCACCCTAATGGGTGAAAGGCCTCATTTGAGCTTGCACTAGACCCCGCTGCAGCTGCGAAACAAGCCTACTAATAACAATAGCGCTATTAAAATCATGGCAACTCGGGATAGCTGTGACTGCTGCTCTGGCTCCATCGGCTTGCCAAAGCGCTCCGTGAGTTTGACGACTATAGCCAAGCTGATAAACAGGACTAACAGCACCAGCAGTAAATTACTCATTAAGCGGTTTTCCTTGTAGCAATAATGTCACGCATATCTGCGTACCACTGTGATGGGTTATCAATCTCGCCGTCCTCACGCAAGGGTGGGTAAGCCAGACCATTGCTGCGACAAAAATCACGAATTTTGGGATGCGCCCATTCAAAAAATAATTGATCGTAGCTCGCCTGATCAATCCGCTGCTGACCATACAAACCTTGTTGCTGCCGTTGATGCCGTGCTTCATTTAGAATAATCCCGGCCGCCACCGAAACATTGAATGACTCCACCATGCCAACCATAGGTATGGTGATATGGATATCCGCCAACTCACTACCCAATTCACTGAGCCCCTCTTTCTCAGCACCCAATAACAAAGCTGTAGGCTGGCAAAAATCGACCTGATGATAATCTACCGCCTCAGCCGATAAATGCGCTGCGACCACTTGAAAGCCCTGCCGTTTTAAATCATCTACGGGCGCCGATAATTGTCGATGACGATGCACCTTAACATAACGATGACTGCCCAGCGCGGTGCCACGGAACGCCGTGTAATCCTTATCACCAATCACACAGTGCACGTCACCAACCCCCACAGCATCAGCAGTGCGTACAATCGCTGACAGGTTTCGACCTTTATGAACATAATCGGTAACAACCGTCAGATCAGGCTGGCGACGAGCAAGAATGGAATGGATCTTGTGATAGCGTTCTGGCGTCATAGTTGAAATCTTCAGTAGCAGTGAGCAACGCGATTATAGACAATCACCAAGGGACATCTCAAACATTGCCGCCAGTAAAAAATCAGTCCCTGGCCGATTTAAAATGCGACTTAAGCGTGTAATTGTAACAACATGATGCGGCACAAAGCGGGGACAGTTCAGAATTTTCGTTTTCCAGAAAACTGATTCTGCCCACCTGAACAGTGCTCGTTGGTACGGCGGTAGCTATAACTGCCACGGGCAGGGGATGCTAACCCGGTCTAGCGCCCTCTATTTAGTATGCTGCCCCACGGTCAGAGGTGTATCGTTTCGGTTTCTTGATAGAGTGTTGAACCATTTATTCAGTCACTACGACATAAGTGTACATTCACACAAACTAT from Oceanicoccus sp. KOV_DT_Chl includes:
- a CDS encoding DUF1214 domain-containing protein, whose amino-acid sequence is MSDNSDKTAIEQGIVDGSAWANFCDSLKEAGDIILRSETPNDVFNRAEGYRYLTRLLRAGLESNIESSDPRFPRFFQLANETIKIGNDNPDNIYQNVNLDGRLDYRITGTRGTVPYISFGTKAGSYATTGTMEPSGQLEVGDMQINEDGTFEIIVSSTKQEGNWLPMREDTSNMVVRQTFNDRNKEVPAELHIECISARENNYLQPLAFIEQLNRSVNFVKGTANLFVDWMEIYREHINKLPSDNQLRCQQAGGDASIHYFQSFWKLAPDEALVVTAKKIPNCSTWNFQLSNYWMESLDYRYYTISVNKHSASYNADGSVTIVVAHSNPGEKYPNWLNTTGHDQGGMLFRWIEADDHPPVDAEVVKFADL
- a CDS encoding sulfotransferase, which produces MTDEYAIPEVNLETDSLLQEAIATEQGLTDFGDESFRQPFEILIKSLQDEANLNQLGRFMQHQRTMNSLRNRLRMEQWIKQYPEILDEELLPITVIVGLTRTGTTMLHRILASDSRFYAPLWYEVRNPAPYMDWDANGQDQRIAEATAEVEQMLAANPELASIHPMDPVGADEEILLLEHSFYSYVPNSFFHVPTYGDYVAQADNTPAYEYLKKQLQFLQWQKKRRGETAERWLLKAPHHLHFMSTLLKVFPGIQVIATHRDPVVTIPSTASFYYNLWLMGSENPNKLTVADEVCDVFARGVAHTMQAREGNESQFFDAWFKDTVSRPFEVIQEMYDFIGMEFTDEARAAMEQHREDNQRGDRPSHEYTLEEYGYSESSLRQRFADYCQRFID
- the trmH gene encoding tRNA (guanosine(18)-2'-O)-methyltransferase TrmH, with the translated sequence MTPERYHKIHSILARRQPDLTVVTDYVHKGRNLSAIVRTADAVGVGDVHCVIGDKDYTAFRGTALGSHRYVKVHRHRQLSAPVDDLKRQGFQVVAAHLSAEAVDYHQVDFCQPTALLLGAEKEGLSELGSELADIHITIPMVGMVESFNVSVAAGIILNEARHQRQQQGLYGQQRIDQASYDQLFFEWAHPKIRDFCRSNGLAYPPLREDGEIDNPSQWYADMRDIIATRKTA